The DNA window TCGGATGTGGCGGTGCTAAAGTCGAGGGCTGAGTTTGTCGAGAAGATCGACAACTTGAAAATCGAGCTTGCTGACATGGCCGAGGAGGGGTTTAAATGTGCTGTCCAGCAGTTGAAGCTTCTGAATCCGGGCCTGAAGACGGATAACATCGGGATTTCGAGCAGGATTGTGGACAGCCATCTGGTTCCCGGTACACCCGAAGAGTGAGCTTTGTTTAGGGCCTGCGTGCCTCTGTTTTCCTGGCCTGCGTGCCGCCTTTTGATTTTTGGATTTATGGGGCTCGTGCCCGAGATATTTGGGGGCCtgcgctgttgcaccccaaaatttgccctctttattggagccataagttaataatgacatttatttcgtcatccaaaaattgaagaaaaataataaagagtttccatgggtttaagaagataaggcgtggaaaatggtttaaacagtggaaataagagaaaattcgcaagtcatatttggaaggtgatatgagctaagttcccgcgttgtcTTGATTGTTTCgaagatatctacaactttcgtgttcggcttggaagccaattctttgaggaaggtttcCAGATTTGCAAGGTACTTGAGGTTTCgtagtgaaaaacagtgctgaatgaagggtttcggacctcggaaaattcatatctcctaatccgctcgtcggattcacttgaaaatttaactggagctccatactatcattaccaagatttcatatgttcggaccgaaggccgattatgcacggaaaattcccagaattttaaggatcatggccttgtttcggtaaaaagtgtgttttcgagtatgtcgcgccgagttcgaaaattcataactccttcgattttcatcgtatgaagtccattccggcggcattttctcggaaatttcgttagcttcgattcttcgtcacacatgcatgttcagattctgagccgaagatagggttttatcgagttctttgagcggtactcacaaaattctgcacagtcgcaccagatgaatcggcgtttctcgccattcaaacgcgcgtattttcttcatcgcttatcggattgaggtgattctcgcggcattgagtcaagaatttggtcatcttcgcaaTGGCATCGGTTTAGTTCCGAAAtttagagccgaaccgagtttccttaaaaacgagccaaaataagacgcaccgagggcaatttggacatttcgcgttgacaatatataaccattttgctcttcacaaatcaaaagggggactctcataatttcaatttacCAAAAAGatcacaaacactttctctcaattctctctcaattctcttgaatcaaaactacaaattacataaagctttcatcaatcttcatcaagatcaagatcAACATGGATTGAAAATCAAGATCTCGAGTTTGAATTTCTCCTTCCTCTACTTGATCTCGCGCGCCCTCCCTCTCTCTCACTTCGGATTTTGTTTTcgcgtcgtgttcgtgttcgtatcgtgtcgtgttcgcgcttcggtttggatcttcatccggtaagctttcggatcttgaattaagtgcttaattgttgatcattatgtGAATTAGGATCTAGATCTATATCTTGTTCTTGATTTATGGAtggttgatgatgattgatcgttGAATTTGCTCATCTTTTGCTCGAATTAGTCGTGTTCATGTGAATCGCGTTTGAATTGATGTTTGATTGTGTGTAATTGATAtctgttgatgatgaattgtggtaTTCGTGTATAGATCTATGATTCGGTGTTgattttgtgtgcataattgCTAATATCCATGTATGTTACTTGTGttgcactcaaagtgtttgtataaatgTATGTGGTGCACTTTTGCTTGATGTTTGCTTGGCTCGACGCGTCGCACTTTGCATAATTAGGATAATTTTACTTGTGGACTCGTGCTTAATTCATAATTTGATGTTTGCTTGTGATAATTGCCTATGGAatgattttggattgagtgcgaatggctccggGATCTTAAAAATGCACAAAAACTTGTtttgctacgccaggaaccgggttgtcccaggcgggaaccggttcccactcaatccaaaatgctGATTCTATGgatttttgtaccaggaaccgggttgtccctaggtgggaaccggttcctgcgttgttttttccccctgtgtttttgtaccaggaaccgggttgtccctaggtgggaaccggttcccagttttttgtctctggttttttgtactaggaaccgggttgtcctatgcaggaaccggttcctgtgttcaaattttgtgttttcttttccaACTTCAACcttgcataactttttactcgtaactccgatttgcacgttctttatatcgaaggaaagcttatgagacgtaCTATCTTGCTAGATGCTTTGTTtgcattaatttgtagatcatccatgtttgatttccccttgatgtttcattgtccctttcatgtttacatcactTGTCCGTTTCCTTCCGCtttatagtaataacgcaattccgattgcgatgtttgttatctctaacttgtgtgctagtatgcaaggttCCTGGATAGTCACCGATTGGCGCTTATTACTTGTGTGTCCCGTTTCATTTGCGGGACACAATCTTATCCACTCGCATCGTGTTCTCATCTTAGAGACACGTCcccattactttatatctgcttgtttggtttgcttgttcctcttgcaggtgtattgtgattgtgctcgacgtgcgtgtcgacctttgtgtgctttcatggctaatcggtgtgctgaccattttcttttgatttgctagctcgctcgcgggattcttagtttcttcgctttgcttcgctttagtttacggatcatcatccgtctGGTATTGATccagtttcattttatttctattgcactttatcgctttctcgcatcatcctataacatgagaagtaggacttagacatgcatctggccaagtcctcgaaagaggctctgtttttgttggtgtgtttatatttgtgctttgcggcagggagtcacggtgtaataagtcctatatggcactccgttaagtcctcatggaaggcacgcggaaagggttagaaatcaacccccgcctagtctcatcgagtctgttcagtatgcgcatgctacgcgttgcttgcttatcgagtatgtcaggaaaatggttcatgcagccggacccccgcctttcctatagctcacgtcgctcgacgttgatgctcggtgtacgcacgcaccattttcctttacgatccgtaacggcttggttgctgagaggggtccgccctcttgtctatggcccgatcatttttgcgaggtctaatgcttggttaacttgggttgagctgctccccttggctatggcgggaccgcttttctaccactcggtcagtaccgttggtttgtttgctttacgagcggacgctcgtttgtgtgatactcttgtttgcttccccttttccctcgtaggttgttagtttagtttagacttgcaccctttgtatgataacattaggtagcaagctttcccccttagcttaggttttcctcatgcattctttaaaacacaaaccacactctttgattttcttttcttaagagcttgttatttccgctccattcccaagcataagtctccaaaggtcgagcagcggagtgtgaatgtaactcgttcacctaaaaaacacaaaacaaacagaaattagttagccgagctacggtagctctgattctgcaaaacagatacgtaggcagcggggtagggcccgtgcgagcataacactttcttttccctacattctgcattcattttagtccagattagcatagatttgcttacacacccatagatttagacacaggcgtggataccattgagtacgacgggcgcgaggggtgctaacaccttcccctcgcgtaaccgactcccttaccctttttctctggtcgtgagaccgttgttttgttttgtggtttgctggcattcccttccttttcaggataaatatgttagtggcgactctgttaattttcgcggtagcgacagctggcgactctgctggggacgtctcgacctattgcgggtccggactcagcgagtcgatcctagcgcttgtgtgtttatctttgggtgctttactgctttgcatatttacctgcttgcattgcattctatgtgcgcttttacttttctgcatcatactctggactgtctggatttctatctgtgggtgggtgtttcaagaggtaaaaggcccaatacccaggctatgagtgataccataggaactaggaatagagtggccgtgacggacagaaggcgtatgcctgattgatctgatcacgtatccacgggcagagcttggtggaatgaggcaatatcgtatgatagcgcctacattcgatcctctgttggctttttgacctaccttggcctagatttacccgtgagtggggcgggaatcaatcattgattaacaggtacattgatggtgactttggatcttgttcgtgggttaccgctgttctcgttcgtgggttaccgctgttcttgttcgagggttaccgctgttctcgttcgagtgtactattggttcctgttcgtggggtactatggttcttatTTGATTGGTgatctgtgttctattccagtgtgttgttgACTATGGGTGGTGGTTCCGTGGTTTGACATTCTATGTTCCGTGTGATATATTATTTGGAgccgaacctttggctctgtactatgtgtgttaccggcagtccagaatgcctggtgggcggcaacaagtcccaccactctgcatcatagcatatttatttccaaaagaaacgcaaaaaaaaaagatatgtataataagcatttgcatgtcatattTTCAGGGACATTCAGGAGTTCACCCAAGTTGAAGATGGACGTTCCCACTGATACTGTCAAAGAACGTACGAGGCATACTAGAGCTTATAAGATTCCGGATATTGATGTTTCGGGGTTGATTGGTTTGAGTTCTCGGTTGGAAGGGGAGGTTCTCTGTGACTTCAATCATGATTATGGCAATTTGCTCTCCATCCTCAATACATCTTTCGATCCAATGGCTTTGATCACCCtgtttcagttctatgatccacaGTTGAGGTGTTTTACATTTCAGGACTATCAATTGGTGCCAACACTCGAGGAGTTTTCTTACATACTCAACATCCGAATCACTGATGATGTACCTTTCATTCGAGTTCCCGAGGTTGTGAGATTTGAAAAAATAGCTGAAGCTCTTCACATGGGTATAAAGGAGGTGGAAAGAAATTGGAAGTCATCAGGCGGTGTTTCTGGTTTCTATCTTTGCTTTTTGATCAGTAGGGCTGAGGACGCGGCTAAGAACGAGCAGTGGGTTGATTTTAGTCGTTTGCTTGCTATCATGATTTATGGTACTGTCTTATTCCCATCAAAAGAGAACTTTGTGAGTTTGGCGGCGATTTGTGTCTTTATGAACAAAAACCCCGTGCCAACGTTGCTTGCAGATGCTTATTTTTCGATCCATTCGAGAAGTAAGAAGGGAGAATATGTTGTTGGTTCTTGTCTTCCATTGTTGTATCAGTGGTTCATGTTGCATTTTCCGGTGAGAGGACCTTttgtgctcaagaagagttctcttAAATGGTCAGATAGGATTGTTAACCTCACATCTTATGACATCAGGTGGAACTATTGTGTGGGGGAAATTTGGAACATCATCACTAGTCGCGGTCAATATCCCAACGTTCCTCTCATGGGAACCAGAGGTTGCATTAGTTACAATCCCACCCTCGCCTATCGTCAATTGGGATATGCAATGGAAAGGGCTCAGAATGACGTAGAAGCGTTTGAATCAGTGTACTTTGCTGATGGTAAAGATCCTCTGGAGCTAGAAAAGATAGCGTATGCTTGGACCAAAGTCCATAGAAGGGATCAGACTACTTTGAGCAAGAAAGTTCCCATTGCCATGGGTCCTTACCGAAAGTGGGTTGAAGCGAGAGTGGCAAATCTGTTGTTGCCATTTGCGAGGTCATGTCCATTGTATGAGCAACCTCCCGTGGTTTTATCTGATACCGTTGCGGCTGAACTCTATATTCAAACTGAAGCGGACAACATCAAACTAAGAGCAAAGGACAATGAGGTTGGCTTGGAGAGGTATTTTCAAGATCGCGAAAAGGCGGAATTGGCTCGTAAGCTCAAGCATGCGCAAGGTGAAGGTTCAAGCATGACACGTGCCCAAAGGCGATCTCATGACTTGATGGAAGAAAGCTTGTACCGAAAACAGCAGGAATGTGCGAAGTTGCGAAGGTCCGAAAGCAATAGCAAGAGAAGGATGCAGGATTCAGAACAACAGTTGATGGAAGAAAAAGCCAAATCAGCTCGACTTGAAGAAGAGCTCGCAAGACTCCGATCCCAGCGGAGAGGATATGGAGGAGCTCATTCTGTTGTCAGACGATCATAGTGTCGCTGTGGATTGGATTTGTTTGGTCTAGGGGGTTGATTTTGTAAGTATCAGatgtgcctaagagggggggtgaattaggttttcaaaaataatcggttttatgaTAATGTCTTTACTAaaattttggttaagtgtttgaaggcttttgatggtttttatctttttcttggtaatggtaatgaaagcggtaaaagcgaaaagataaagaacacaacgatatatactggttcccctcacaatccgagagtactccagtcccctttcaaacacgaaagagatttcactatagttagaattattgtacaagcctatgcctactatctaacctatagggtgatcaaaggttcttaacacctttaagaccaaaacaacactaatgtgaatgaagaacaatcctcttcaaacacaacacttacttccaacaatcctggatagtaaggagaaataatttttgaatgatacaagaatttatgaagatgaataatatatcaatcttgaattgatcttccctttcaagcatacaattcttttaatgataaacaagtgttcaatggatgtatgatatgaaactttgatatttgagtgaaagttgtatgaacaaagtttcaaataaaaatgaagtatggacacttgatgatttttgtgaaagatatggacacttgaattgtttgaattatttgaatgaaagaggtaaaaaataaaatctgaaaaatctgaaatatatagcctctaagacacctttacaaatggttattttgtatggaaggatgcaagagtaaaagatgaagaggtaccttttgaagaaagaaaagaaatctgaatttttgaaaaaattcacgtgggaaccggttcccttaaaaCAGAACCCAGGTTCCCTATATGTAACGttactaaaatttgaaaatttgaactggggaaccggttcctaaaaagtggaactcggttcctggacttgatgaatgaaaatatgctggGCAGAgggaactgggaaccggttcctccaaactggaactcggttcccacatgcaaaaaacactaaaaacttatttttaaaagcttgaatgattttctaatgttttgcaaatattatggaacatgtatgaatgtttgagaaCACTTGTTTATGCATTAAGAGAGTTGTATATCATATACCTTAATATTTTTGACCAATGAAGTTTAAGCTCTTTTGAAATacttgaatctttatgctttcatatgaatcgatccattccttttgcaattgaaatcttgtcttcatcaaaaccaaattgtagaaagattgtcttcacagatttgatgtgtattcttgatgtttgtcgcccatgtccaggattgttggatggggtcgcattTTGATGTCCTGGATTTCTTTTGTATGCCTTATGAGCACATTGTGACACGGTCATGTATTTTGTCTGTATGAACTCAAATTCTCagttatgtttgaatgaaatatgcTCAGTTTGCTGAATTATTCTCGCGCGTGGATTGCTGTTCGAATATATTCTGTATCAGGGTTtctatgtcctatctgaaagtgggatgaactcttggatacctgaaaattgacaaacatttcatgcatatcattcacatatcatacatgtcatacatttgcaggttttgcaggtcttatatcttatgtctcAGTGTTTTGTTATCATaaggagttctaagacggctaatcacccgtatccgactaggagcaatcagagaaggcagatggaacaaattcaggaacaaatggcagagatgagagctcaactgacagagcagatgaatgcgtagatggcgcagtttatggaagcattgactaatgtgaccaaggggcAGGATGACTTGCGAGTTCTCGTTGAGAACTCCAGAAGGAATGAGAATGGAGGACATCCAGGGCTGTTTGACGATGTGCCTGGTAGAATTGACGATCACCATGATCCGCATGAGTTTGATCACGTGGGAgggcactataatcctttcaatcagcatcacgggtttccacctccacctccgtctcgtctgttgggaaggagagatCATCAGAACCGTGGTAATTTGGACTTCAATGTTGAGAACTTTGGCCAGGTATCAAGGCATAGTGCTGAGGGTGCACATGATGAAGTTGAGAGGTATCGTCTGATTGAAGAACGTCTCAGAGCtgttgaaggcaaaggggtgttaggcatggatatcaatgacttggggttGGTTCCTGGTGTGAGGATCCCACCAAAATTCAAGgttccatcttttgacaaatacaatggggCAACTTGTCCCATGACTCATGTCAAAGCATACTATCGCAAGATGTCAGTTTATTCAGAGGATGAAGGTTTCctaatgcatttcttccaggacagtCTTGCTGGGGCTTCCTTGGAGTGGTATGTTCAACTTGAACGCACCCATAtccattcttggagagatcttgtggaggctttcattaagcactatcagtacaatgttgatatggcacccaacaggacccagttgcagagtttggttcaggggtctaaagaatctttcaaagagtacgctcagaaatggcgtgAGTTAGCTGCGAGGGTTCAGCCACCTATGACTGAACGTGAGATGATTGACATGTTCACCAGTACTTTGTCTGGACACTATTATTTGGCTTGCAGTGCTTCAGCTAACTTTtctgaaatggtgagatatgACGAACGTGTTGAGATGGGTCtaaagatggggaaaattcagttgggagcttcttctaattctgccggtggtaagaaacaagctgaaggttatgccagaaggaaagaaggaaatgcggatgccatatatggaagaaggggttcagggagaagcaattcacaggttaatgctgtcatgatcccagtaccacaacaacaacaacagcagggACAGCGTTCCAGTAATGATCGCTATCCTCCCAGGACTAGGCCTCACAGAAAGATTGATCCGATTCCTATGACATATGCTCAGGTGTtgcaacatttgctcaagattgagaagattactttgagagatgctccgaATGCTCCGGACACACAATCTCCGAATTACAATGCGAATGCACGATGTGCTTTCCATTCAGGTGCCGCTGGGCATGATACCGAGAGGTGTATTGCGTTGAAGAATAAGGTCCAGGACTTGTTGGATCAAAAGATAATTCAGTTCactcctacacccaatattgtcaataatcCGATGCCTGCTCACGGAGGTTCGGGTGTGAATGCCATTGAGAGTGAAGAGATAAGTGTTGTATCTGATGTGAGCTGTTTGACTTTTCCTCTTGTATCTGTGAAACAACATCTGATCAATAGCGGTATCTTCCCGGGCTGTGGTGTTGATTGTGAGAATTGCAAAAGTCAACCTGAAGGTTGTGCTGATTTGAAAAGTATGGTACAAAAGCTGATTGATGAGGGTCCTCTTCAGTTCTATCGAAGGTTGAGAGGTGCGAAGAGTAAGGATGGTGAAGTGTCTGTGATCTCAATTCCTTATGATCCAGTTGTTCCAATATGTATCCAAGTGCCTATTCAGATACCTGTTAGTATCCTGTATGAGGAACAACCAGCGGCGTTGATGATTACTGTGCCAGGGCCTATTCCGTATGAGAGTGAGAAGGCCATCCCTTGGCATTATGGTTCAGACGTATATTACTATGGCACGAAGGAGGAAGGCGAGCCATCTAAAGAGAAGTTTGTTGaggcttcagttgcaaacactgaTAATTTCACCGGTACTGGTAGGATCACTCGCAGTGGTAGGGTGTTCTCTCCTCAGCTTGTTCAAAAcaatgcagatgctttggctaaggcCAAAGGAAAACAAGTAGTGACTGATGTCCAGAATTCTCCGACCCATAATGGGGCACCTGATAGTGCTgtgtcttccaaggatgtggaagaattattgagaatcatcaggaagtctgattacaaagttgttgagcagttgggtcagacccagtcaaagatttccatcttgcaactgctgatgtgttcagaaggtcatagggatgctctcttgagaatcctgaatggtgcttacgttccgcatgaaatatctgtgaatcagctaGAGGCGCTAGCCAATAACATCTCCGCTGGGAACGGTTTGGGATTTACGGATcgtgatcttcctccagaagggagaaaccataacaaggctttgcatatttcgattgaATGTAAGGGGACTactttgtcccgtgttttggttgatactggATCTTCTTTAAATGTGCTTCCCAAGTCGGCCCTAATGAGAATTGACTATGCTGGTGTTGAGTTGAGGCCAAGTGAGTTGGTGGTGCGCGCCTTTGACGGTTCAAGGAGGTATGtgttcggagaggtagatctaccaatccaagtgggtcctcagatctttactacaatcttttatgtgatggatattcaacctgcttactgttgtttgttgggacgaccgtggattcacaaggctggtgttgtgacatccactcttcatcagaagttgaagtatccggttgatggtaaagtggtgacggtttgtggtgaagaagattatatcgtgagtcacttgtcctctttccgataTGTAGAGATCGAAGGTGAGATACATGAGACGCTATTCCAAGCGTTTGAGGCTGTGaatgctgtgagaactcctccttgtgagataacgaagccagaaACGGTTATGTCCTCTTTGAAAGATGCTCAGGTTGTCGTTGAGACCGGAAGAGtggaaggctgggggcaagtaattgacgtgcgtcccaaatttgacaagaatggtctcAGTTTCAATCCTGGAAAGCAGAATGCATCGCCCAAGTCTAGTATCCTTAgcccgatcaagtttgtgagtggCGGTGTCATTCAAGATGGTCAGGTTCATGCCATTGTCGATGGTGAGGAGGTGGATAGTGATTGTGGCTTTGATAGCTGggttcgtccaagtattcctggagaGGTGCCTAGCAAATGGACAAtcgaagatgtcatccaagttacacaggctcaggagtaaattccttgtttttacttttcttatcatgacataattcctacgctcttcccaaggcgtagtgaatcatttgtagggccatgcagttcgcattttcaaagttaatcatga is part of the Vicia villosa cultivar HV-30 ecotype Madison, WI linkage group LG2, Vvil1.0, whole genome shotgun sequence genome and encodes:
- the LOC131649365 gene encoding uncharacterized protein LOC131649365 codes for the protein MDVPTDTVKERTRHTRAYKIPDIDVSGLIGLSSRLEGEVLCDFNHDYGNLLSILNTSFDPMALITLFQFYDPQLRCFTFQDYQLVPTLEEFSYILNIRITDDVPFIRVPEVVRFEKIAEALHMGIKEVERNWKSSGGVSGFYLCFLISRAEDAAKNEQWVDFSRLLAIMIYGTVLFPSKENFVSLAAICVFMNKNPVPTLLADAYFSIHSRSKKGEYVVGSCLPLLYQWFMLHFPVRGPFVLKKSSLKWSDRIVNLTSYDIRWNYCVGEIWNIITSRGQYPNVPLMGTRGCISYNPTLAYRQLGYAMERAQNDVEAFESVYFADGKDPLELEKIAYAWTKVHRRDQTTLSKKVPIAMGPYRKWVEARVANLLLPFARSCPLYEQPPVVLSDTVAAELYIQTEADNIKLRAKDNEVGLERYFQDREKAELARKLKHAQGEGSSMTRAQRRSHDLMEESLYRKQQECAKLRRSESNSKRRMQDSEQQLMEEKAKSARLEEELARLRSQRRGYGGAHSVVRRS